AGAGAGATAAGAAGCAGACGACACAGGATAGTCAGGAACCAGCTGGTGGCTCCATATCGACTACGTTGAGCCAGGACACAGAAACGCTGGAAGACGTGCACGAAATAGTGCGGTTGAAGGACAGCTGTGGACGTGCTGAAGCCCGTTTGGCGCAACTGTAGAGCGACAAGTAATCGATGGAGGACAAAATTGGTCTCTTACTCGTTCAAGCGGAGGACACTCATGACATGATGACTAATTATAAAGAATGTTTATTCATGGAGAAGGACAAGTTGAAGCTGTTAGAAAATTAGGTTATAACACTGAATAATGAGAAGAAGGAGCTTAAAGACTATATGGACTACTTGCAAAAGCAACTCGAGGAGAATGAAATCCTACTACAGCAACATGAAGAGTTTGACAGTGAAAAGAGAAGTGAGATTGAAACCCTAAATGCACAGAGAGCCGCATTGACGGATGAAAGGGCCGTGGCACAGGAGAAAGCAGAAAATCTGCAAAGCACACTGACTCATAAAGAGAGGTGCATTAGAAGTCAGAGGAGCACCCTGACACAAAACGATGGAATAATTATACGCCTGAAAGCCGAGCTAGAGACCAAGCAAGTGGAACATGAAAGCACGAAGAAATGTGTCGAAGACACCTTCAGCGATATGACGGCGCTTATGCGTGAACTGGAGAACTTCTCAACTCAACATTCAGAAAAAGTCGAAGAAATTAATAATTAGCTGAAGGAAGAAGAACAATAAAATTGGACAATGCTCACAGATCTACATCAGGCCAACAACAAGCTCAGAACTCTTAAAGAAGAGAATGGCTAGTTGAAACAGCAAATGGAAGTGTTGCGGTCACGCATTAGAGACAAGTAGGCAAATGAAAACTGAGGGAGTCCAACCATTGAGCGGATTGTTAACGATCATGAGAAGTTCCAAAGATATCTGCAAAAGTTAGTCGAAAGGGCATCATAACCCGTGTGCTAAAATGCCGCAGCTTCATGAAACCCTTTTACCGAATGTTTTCACGCGTATATCTAGAGTGGTTATAGTGAAGCCCGAGCTTTCTTGCATGCCAGTTGGCCTGGCCTGGATGTCCTCTAATCCTCCGATGAGATCCTTGCCTTGCACGCTTGTGAGATTCTGCTCATCACACTTTCTTCCAACCTCAGCGACAAacttaaacacaaaatgtcAGAGTGCATCATAGATCAACTTAATGTAAGTGGGCAAGTGGAGCTTAGTGAAAGAACTAACTTTCCCCTGTGACTTATAGCTAGTGGTGCAAAATTAAATACACTCGAAACAAATCTTAAATTCAAGATTAAACCACTTTCCAAACATTAAGAACAAGAACCAAGATTAACATTCATTCTATTACACTTAAGGGTtacgatttttttttggtgttacaAACTCATAGTATATTCAAGAATCaaaagattcaagagagatttattgtcagtacaacagcatACACGGTATTAACGTGtaatgaaatactgtttcacacagacggCCCATAGTGCGATCGTAAAAGAATTACACAAGaacttttttaaagattttttttaaacttaaatactgtacggaataaaaaagaaaattgtaaagCTTTCTGTGCACTGAACGAGGACAAATGTGGTGCAGGATTTTGCTGAAGATCTGATCAATAGACTCAAGCAACAGTAAACTATTGTAGACAAAGTTGTTTATTGCAAATGCACAACGAAACCAGAGTCAGCCAGTCCACACATCTGCCCCTTTAGCCCCTCCAAGCCATCGCTCTTATACATCTTATACATATACACTAGTCACGTCATAAAAAACACCAAGAGGACCATAAAGACTGTGGCcgcgtgtgtctgtgtttgattGTATCTGCCAGCTGTGGCGGGTTTCAACGATTCGCGCTCACTCCGAAATTcatattgcatttgcattttgccAAGGACGGACCTCTTCTGTGTGCTTGTGCGTGTGCATAGTATGTGTGtaaaattcatattacatttctatgaCCCCGGCTTGTGATGGTTGGGCATACCACCCCTCCCCATAATTTATTAGGCCTTATCTCAGTTCTTCCCATACCTCCCAAGCCTTGGTCAGCCTTCGACCGCCAGCCAGTCTTAACACACTGGAGGAAGCTGGTTGCTGCACTTTCTCGTGCCTCCAGAGCCACTTCTCACACGCCGCTGGTTCCTCCAGAAGACTGATGACCTACGACCTTCTCTATTCGCCCCTCCCAGCCCAAATATGCACTCATCCAGCCAATAGACCTTCCTTTAAGGGCGTATTGAGAGGTGTTGGGTGCCTCGCTTTCTTCTCCACCCCGTCGCCGTTGTCACTCCCCGTTGGCGGAATCATTCTCGTCAATGTTCTCCCAACTCCAATGTTCTCCCCACTCCTTCTCCCAGCATCCTCGGCTCCTCATGACGTACACGTATAATCCACCCAGCGAGGGGAAAAACGGAAAAGCATTCCGGCAGTATAATCCGCCCAGCGAGGGGAAGAACTTGTTCCGTGGCGTCACCTTGTGGACCGGAAACACGATTTGGACTATGCATGCGGTTAATGTTAGGTTCAGGAGTAGAGTTCGGTTTAAGCCAGTGGCTTTCGAGGAGTGGTGGTGTGCGCAGTCCAAATTGTTAATAGTCTCTTAGTGACCGTTAAGCTTGCATAACAGCACCAGAGTCACCCCTGGAGATGTATTAGCATCTTCTTCCACGGCTACTCGTGTTGAGCAGTTCTCACTGTAGCTCCTGTCATTTCTACATGCAACCCGAGGTCGGTGATTTAAACACCTTTTCTATAGCTCACCATATAAGAGCCACAGATAAAACAAACTGACAATGCGAGACACGTGCTACTGTCACGGCCCTGACTCTAGGGcattactccggtccgggttcCGGGCCCGTGTTTTCATGTTCCGTGCATGACTACCTGATTACCCCATTGTGTTCCCctgatgtttgtgtatatatgtatccTGTTTCCGCCCTGTCCCTACATGATCATTGCGTATGTATCGTGTCTTGAAATATGTGTTCCTTTGTGACTGACTTTTCAACGTACTACAAAATGCCGTTTTCTCTTAAGAAAGCAATTTTATTCAGGATTACATATAGTACTCATAATTGAAAAAAGATCATAGAGAGAATGATTTATGATCAAGTTGATCAAATTTACAGATAATAATACAGACAACAAATCAGTTCATCAATATATGTTCTACAGTATTGGCCACTGATCATTTCAgtgcttgtattttttttaaatatgttggGATGCTTGTATGTGTCATTTTCAAGTTGATAGCATACATAGTTGGATAGAACATAGACACTCTACCTGACGTATTAATGCAGTACAAAGAAAACTAAACTTTAAGTGTGTACATTTCAAACTGGACAAAATATAAGTTACAGGTTACATTTTGCTACTGTGTTTGCAtagaactgaaaacatttttttacgtCAAGATCTCTCACTTTCCTCTATAGAGTGCTCTTAAATATGCCAAAGCAGATTGAGTAATACAATGAATTTTATGATTCCTTCTGCATTATGATTGATATGCATGAATCTTTACACAAAAGGTAGACGATAGTAGAAAATACATGGTTGAGAGTGTATACAGGAGTGAATAGTCTTCATTGATGGCAGATTGTGTGGGGAAATATATTAGGCATGGATCGACCAAGATTCTGGAATGATAGTCCCTGAGTTTATATGATAAAGCAATGTGCTGTCATTGTCACAAACTAGACATCATAacagcataaaagtaaaatggTGGCTTCTTGCTTAGGCAGGACTGCAGCAGGATAATACGGTGTGGGTTTGAGTGAAAATATTGTGGGGTCTTCAGATGATAATATGGTCATTTGCCCAATCCTACCTTTCCTCATCCGTTCTCACTTATTTTCCTGTGAATCTAGCTTTGTCagttcctctttctctctgctagcctcctcctgctcctgtaCTCCGTTCTCCTGATCCTTGTTTTCCAGAGTCTCTGCATCATCTGACATGCGGACGTCTGAGAGTCCAGCAGGCTCCTCCAGTTCCTGTCCATCCCGCTCCACTACTTCCTCTGACACTGAATATATCTTTGAAGATCTGTGGTGCAGCTGGAGAGCGTTTAAGTCTGAAGAGTCCTTGCTCCTCACATGCTGGTCCACCACCGCTTGGGGGACCGAGCCATTGGCAAGGCCATTGAAGGCCTCAGCAGCTCGCCGGGTTCCTTTGCATGCGGTGATGCTAAGTTGCATGAGCTTGCTCTTCAGCTGGCCTGTTGGAGACGGCTGAGCACATCTGAGCGGGCGGTCTGGGTATGCCAGGCTGGAAGAGCCAGCGCTTCCTTTTCCACCTTGAAAGCCGGGCTTCACACCTTTCATCATCCCCAGCACCTCATATCTGAAGCTGGAGATGTCCTGCTTCAGTTCCTGAACAGAAACATAGCCACCAGgaacatattttacacacaaagcAGCATAAAAAACTCAAACTCCTGAAAAGTGTATTTGAATAACGCACAGTTCCGTACCTTAAAATTTTCTTCTGTCAACCCCTCCTCTGTCTTTGCATCTCTAATCATGGCAGCTACGTAACGCTTCACCAGATTTCTGAGAACTTCCTGGGACGAGGCAAGAAGAATTTTCGTTTAAATGATTGGCTGTCAAATTACCAGACAGAGTCCAGGCCCCAGAGGAAGGATAAGGAATGCATTTTAGTATGAAAGAGGCAGGTTTACCTGATACTGGTGGTTAATTCTGAGGTTTTCCGCAGCTCTTCTCTGAGAAGAGGAAGCTTATTAGACTGGATTCACACCGTGAGAAAGACGTTATCACCTGTATGATGTGGCTGTGGTCTATTGCAACATGATTTACTCTGATCAGCCGTGATTGTCTTAATGTTAATGTTGAGGCTACAAGAACAGGTCATAGCATCTGCAAAGCTGCAACTCTTTGGATTGCTCTTGGTCCTGCTACTGAAAGTGGttcaatgaatgaaaaatgctgATATACATTCCCTTACCCCAAGGGAACCAAATGTTCCTGATGTTTTCACAGTCTTCTCGCTGCAGACTTGGTTTTTCATCCATTTGAAAAGATACCAAGACGATTTTGGGCTGGGGACGATGTTGAAGGGTGACGGCAACGTACCCCCTTCTTCAAAGTAACTCATCCAGAGCTTAGTCCTCGCAAATTTCCACTCGATGTCAGCATGATCCTGAGACAAAGTCAGAATATTTCACGCATTActaataattacacatttttacgcAGAGAGAACAGGGAAAAGAGGAACCAGTGCATTACAGATGGAGGAAGGAGGGGAGTGACCCTGTGCATCTTACCGCAATGTGCTGGTAAGAGTTGTTCATCATGGCAATGAGCATGTTGAGAAGTACCACCAGGGAAATGATGTTGTAAGTGCCGAACATGGTCGCTCCAACAAATTCGGTGAACTGGTGGTCCGGTTTAACGTTGGTCACATACAAGCTGATCAGGCCAAATATGGACCAGAAAAGCGACTGCAAGGTTTCAAATAACctacatgaataaaatacagaaagtaAATGGGATTAATCACCAGAATCGAGCCAACAGGTTGTTCAGTAACTcttgttaataatgttaatattgtGCCGTATTTTATTTTCCCGTAAAAAGACACTTGCGCTCACGTGGAAAACGCATTGTTCTGCTCCACACAGCGAATccctttgcatttatttttctcgTCGCTTGCTTGCGTCTCGTAGTAGAAGTAGAGCTGGTTGAGGCCGTTGGCGAAGGCCAGCAGCACCAGGCAGTAGATGAAGAGGAACTTGAGAATGTCCAGCAGCATCCGGCCCAGCGAGATCTGTAGTGGGCCCAGGTGGGAGTTGGCCGTGAAGAGGGAGATGAGGCGCAGGGAGCTGAAGATGTTCGCGATGGCAAACAAGGCCTCTGCCACCAGGGTGGGGTGCCACATCTCCCACTTGTCCCTGGCTTTACAGCCACTGTACTGCAGAGACACGGTGATCAATAGAACGACATGGCAGattagggagagagagaacaatcCCGACGCTCGATATTGCCGGTTACCTTTGTGTAGGCAACAATCTTTAGGGAAATGGTAGCCAAGTACAAGGAATTCATCACAAAATCCATCAAGTTCCACCAGTCGTGAATGTAATCTTGAAAGCCACCATCCCACATCTGCTTAATCTCTGTCCAGATGAATCCTACAAAACAAAGCAATACTATGGGACTTTTGGAGGCGTTTTAATAGCCAGAGCCATATAAGGAAGCTTCTCTAGATGAAGCACTTTGTATATCCTGCAACTCTAAGGTGATAAAGGCACCCCACCCACTTCCAGACTAGATTAAATGGAAGGCTGACAGAATGAACTGGAAAGCACACAGCCATATTATACGGAAACATATCGTATGACATCCATACCCAACACCCAGGGAAGGATCATCCACTCGACCGTGGTGGGTGCGGGACCCTGACGATCAGGCTCAGTGGTGACGATGTGTTGGGaagccaggaggaggaggaagaggaaggtcAAATAGGATGCTGTGTGGCAGATGAACTTGATGAAGGGCTTGCGAATGAAGAGGCCGTAGCGGCTCTTGGGCACGATTAAGTAGCAGAAGGAGAAGAGTGGGAAGAGGAACCCGATGAAGACACAGGTGAGGAACTTCCCGGCCCAGTGACGTTTCCTCCAGCCAGGAAACTCATCGTACCAGCGAGATGCCAGGAGCTGCTGACAGTTGGGCTGTGCCACAAACTGAACCCGTCAGAGGGAGAGAGCAGAGACAGGTTCTGGTCATTATTGGCCATCAAACAGAACACAATGCATGGTCAATCTTAATGTCGTCAACATAAAGTGTTATGTTACTCAATGGGTGTTAGCGATACTGCTGGTGGGACTTTGCATCCATTGTTGGTTGAGTGATCGGAACCGCACACAAGCAGTTGGAACAGAGAAGTAAATACTGCCGGGACAGACCATCCACACAAGACCAGACCCCTTTGAGAGAAACGTTCTAGTGTATCCTGGGCCTTAGTGTTTCTTTTATCaaagaaacatttacagcatttatcaaacgcccttatccagagcgacttacagtcagtagttacagggacagtccccccctggagacacttaggctTAAAACCTGGgttcgagtgtgttacccgctaggctactaccacctattaGCAATTAAGACCATTAGCTGTCTGTCACATCTATTATGTTAGGTTGACAGTTATGGCTAATAACAAATATgtctaataataaaacaataagagaACAATATCCAGTGCCTAGTTATAAGATAATATAAGATAATAAAGCATAATCTGATCTTATCTTATAACTAGGCAGCGGATATTGTtctcttataataataataatgtttaattattaGCCATATCTGCAACTTTTGTGCACTACAAAGAGAAATAATAAccatcaaaaaatatatataaaggatATTGTCTCACATTGTGTAATCCACAGTCGTCATGACCCCCACAAAAATCAGACCCAGCCgatataaaattcatattgcggtATAAATTGAACTGCAGAAGGTAGACAGTATATCATTtgatctgtaaatttaaatatagcTATTTTTGAAAGGGTAGCGTGTCCATAAAAAAggtactgcagcaggaagttgtgtaATAAACCATTTATAGAtgcatcaacatatagcataaccatataccagataaaatgatatctggccaattctactgaaagtggacttccTGTCCACCCAttaaggccagtgaaataccagttttttttttatgatgcgAGTGATTCTATAAAATGTTGCATCAAAAGATTTTTTATCATGTAGTCCttccaggattccaagattttttttttgtgattttttttatttttttggcctcACACAGGGCACCAAACCGGCTAGGACTGCCCATAGTCATTTCCATAGTGTCATGATATAACATCCGACCTGCGAAAGATCACTGCCTGTTTTCCAAAATACTGCAAGTCAAGTCCACTTTATTTCTAGAGcattttaacagcagttccactgcaccaaagtac
The window above is part of the Denticeps clupeoides chromosome 6, fDenClu1.1, whole genome shotgun sequence genome. Proteins encoded here:
- the trpc4a gene encoding short transient receptor potential channel 4a; translated protein: MSQLYYSRRADGSSYRDRIPLRIVRAESELSPLEKAYLSAVERGDYGSVKQALEEAEIYFKININCIDPLGRTALLIAIENENLEITELLLGFNVYVGDALLHAIRKEVVGAVELLLNHKKPSGGMQVPPILLDKQFSDFTPDITPIILAAHTNNYEIIKMLVQKGVSVPQPHEVRCNCVECVSSSDVDSLRHSRSRLNIYKALAAPSLIALSSEDPFLTAFRLSWELQELSKVENEFKSEYEELSQQCKQFAKDLLDQTRSSRELELILNFKDDDDLLEEEGNSDLARLKLAIKYHQKEFVAQPNCQQLLASRWYDEFPGWRKRHWAGKFLTCVFIGFLFPLFSFCYLIVPKSRYGLFIRKPFIKFICHTASYLTFLFLLLLASQHIVTTEPDRQGPAPTTVEWMILPWVLGFIWTEIKQMWDGGFQDYIHDWWNLMDFVMNSLYLATISLKIVAYTKYSGCKARDKWEMWHPTLVAEALFAIANIFSSLRLISLFTANSHLGPLQISLGRMLLDILKFLFIYCLVLLAFANGLNQLYFYYETQASDEKNKCKGIRCVEQNNAFSTLFETLQSLFWSIFGLISLYVTNVKPDHQFTEFVGATMFGTYNIISLVVLLNMLIAMMNNSYQHIADHADIEWKFARTKLWMSYFEEGGTLPSPFNIVPSPKSSWYLFKWMKNQVCSEKTVKTSGTFGSLGRRAAENLRINHQYQEVLRNLVKRYVAAMIRDAKTEEGLTEENFKELKQDISSFRYEVLGMMKGVKPGFQGGKGSAGSSSLAYPDRPLRCAQPSPTGQLKSKLMQLSITACKGTRRAAEAFNGLANGSVPQAVVDQHVRSKDSSDLNALQLHHRSSKIYSVSEEVVERDGQELEEPAGLSDVRMSDDAETLENKDQENGVQEQEEASREKEELTKLDSQENK